A region of the Trueperaceae bacterium genome:
TACGCGGCGGCGTCACGCTCTATGAGGTGCTGTTGTGAGCGCCTACACGGACGTCAGGACGTTCCTTATTCAAAACGGGTTGGCAGCCAGTAGCATGACAAGCGACTGGGCTGTCGTTGTGGGTGGCGTCACCGACCACCTGACGCAACCCCACCTCGCCATCATCCCCACGACCGGCAGGCGCCCCCTCGACGTGATGGGGCGCGACCCACTGCACCAACCCAACTTCCGCATCGTGGTGCAAGGCGCACCCGGCGGGTACGTCGAGGCGGAAGCCAAAGCCAACAGCATCTGGAATGCTCTGCACCGGCAACAATTCGCGGACTTCCTGACGGTAGAGGGCACCAACCCACCCATTTGGCTTGGGTACGACGAAGATCAACAAAAACCCCGGTGGAGCCTTAACTTCACCACCATCCGAAAGTGAGGACCCCTAATGGCAGGCGTTTACGCTAACCAAACGACGTGGTCGACGGACTTCCAAAGCGTCGTTGACGACACGCCCTCCTATACCGACATTGCGGACATCGTCAGCATCGAGTTCGGTGGCATCACGAGCGCCACGATGGAAACGACCGTGCATGGCGACACGTGGCGGAACCACGTGACCGGACTGAAGGACGGCGGCACGATCGAATTGACCGTCCGGTTTGGTCCCGAAACGCACGCTGACCTCCTCGATAACGTGGGGGAGACGTTCGCCAACAAGTTTGAGTTCCCGAAACAAACGACGGGCAACACGAGTCCCTTGTCGATCGAGTGGGACGCGATCCTGCAAAGCGTCAGCATCAGTGCGCCG
Encoded here:
- a CDS encoding minor capsid protein, producing the protein MSAYTDVRTFLIQNGLAASSMTSDWAVVVGGVTDHLTQPHLAIIPTTGRRPLDVMGRDPLHQPNFRIVVQGAPGGYVEAEAKANSIWNALHRQQFADFLTVEGTNPPIWLGYDEDQQKPRWSLNFTTIRK